From Actinoplanes oblitus, a single genomic window includes:
- a CDS encoding DUF4956 domain-containing protein yields MNALFAAAADLLAIGLLTFGVYFPRHHRRDLVAAFLGVNIGVLAVSTVLGAENVGAGLGLGLFGVLSIIRLRSDEITQHEVAYYFAALALGLLSGLGGLDPITGALMVLIIAALWIGDHPGLFHRYRHQTLRLDTAHTDETGLRAHLERLLGGTVVNLSIKQVDLVNDSTLVEVRYLAPAGRAARVPAA; encoded by the coding sequence GTGAATGCTCTGTTCGCCGCGGCCGCGGATCTCCTGGCGATCGGCCTCCTGACGTTCGGCGTCTACTTCCCCCGGCACCACCGGCGCGACCTGGTCGCCGCGTTCCTGGGGGTGAACATCGGGGTGCTCGCCGTGTCGACGGTGCTCGGCGCCGAGAACGTCGGGGCCGGCCTGGGCCTGGGCCTGTTCGGCGTCCTGTCGATCATCCGGTTGCGCTCCGACGAGATCACCCAGCACGAGGTGGCCTACTACTTCGCGGCGCTCGCGCTGGGCCTGCTCAGCGGCCTGGGCGGCCTCGACCCGATCACCGGCGCGCTGATGGTCCTGATCATCGCGGCGCTCTGGATCGGCGACCACCCCGGCCTGTTCCACAGATACCGGCACCAGACCCTCCGGCTGGACACCGCGCACACCGACGAGACCGGGCTGCGCGCCCACCTGGAGCGCCTGCTCGGCGGGACCGTCGTCAACCTGTCGATCAAGCAGGTGGACCTGGTCAACGACAGCACCCTGGTCGAGGTCCGCTACCTGGCCCCGGCTGGCCGCGCCGCACGGGTGCCGGCCGCGTGA
- a CDS encoding VTC domain-containing protein: MIATFAPISLDGLVAAAELLTRVDRKYLLPAALLPALMAELPPEVRALEIDGRRDFGYRSVYFDTERLDSYLGAAHRRRRRFKVRIRTYLETGARFVEVKTRGSRGTTIKNRLAYAGNGHLLGAAGQAHLEHVLSGAGIVPTGHTFHPVLATHYRRHTLYLPGCGSRVTIDTDLSWSLPDGTALSMPGHVVLETKSAGGRCDVDRLLRRHRHRPVPISKYATGLAALRPELPANRWHPVLHRHFSPRNHHETA; the protein is encoded by the coding sequence GTGATCGCCACCTTCGCCCCGATCTCGCTCGACGGCCTGGTCGCCGCGGCCGAGTTGCTCACCCGGGTCGACCGCAAGTACCTGCTGCCCGCCGCGCTGCTCCCGGCGCTGATGGCCGAGCTGCCACCGGAGGTCCGCGCGCTGGAGATCGACGGCCGCCGCGACTTCGGCTACCGCTCGGTCTACTTCGACACCGAGCGCCTGGACAGCTACCTCGGCGCGGCACACCGGCGGCGCCGCCGCTTCAAGGTCCGCATCCGCACCTACCTGGAGACCGGCGCTCGCTTCGTCGAGGTCAAGACCCGCGGTTCCCGCGGGACCACGATCAAGAACCGGCTCGCGTACGCCGGGAACGGTCACCTCCTGGGCGCCGCGGGCCAGGCCCACCTCGAGCACGTCCTGTCCGGCGCCGGCATCGTCCCGACCGGCCACACCTTCCACCCGGTGCTCGCCACCCACTACCGGCGGCACACGCTCTACCTGCCCGGATGCGGCAGCCGGGTCACCATCGACACGGACCTGAGCTGGTCCCTCCCGGACGGCACCGCACTGAGCATGCCGGGCCACGTGGTGCTGGAGACCAAGTCCGCCGGTGGCCGCTGCGACGTGGACCGGCTGCTCCGGCGGCACCGGCACCGCCCCGTCCCGATCTCCAAGTACGCCACCGGCCTCGCCGCGCTGCGCCCCGAACTCCCCGCCAACCGCTGGCACCCGGTCCTGCACCGCCACTTCTCCCCGAGGAACCACCATGAGACTGCGTAA